The following proteins are co-located in the Canis aureus isolate CA01 chromosome X, VMU_Caureus_v.1.0, whole genome shotgun sequence genome:
- the PRKX gene encoding cAMP-dependent protein kinase catalytic subunit PRKX isoform X2, translated as MTIATKNPKTLFLLPVSVHASVLPVLSLLSYKRREGEARHRNQGFQFWTCHDERFLYMLMEFVPGGELFSYLRNRGRFSSSTGLFYSAEIICAIEYLHSKEIVYRDLKPENILLDREGHIKLTDFGFAKKLVDKTWTLCGTPEYLAPEVIQSKGHGRAVDWWALGILIFEMHSGFPPFFDDNPFGIYQKILAGKIDFPRHLDFSVKDLIRKLLVVDRTRRLGNMKNGADDVKRHRWFRTVDWEAVPQRKLKPPIVPKLCGEGDTSNFEAYPENDWNTAPPVSPKDLEVFKNF; from the exons ATGACCATAGCAACgaaaaaccccaaaacactgTTCCTGCTTCCTGTATCCGTTCATGCCTCAGTACTGCCAGTCTTGAGCCTTCTGAGCTACAAGAGACGAGAAGGGGAAGCAAGACACAGAAATCAGGGCTTTCA GTTCTGGACGTGCCACGACGAGCGCTTCCTCTACATGCTGATGGAGTTCGTGCCGGGCGGCGAGCTCTTCAGCTACCTGCGCAACCGCGGCCGCTTCTCCAGCAGCACGGGGCTCTTCTACTCGGCGGAGATCATCTGTGCCATTGAGTACCTGCACTCCAAGGAAATTGTCTACAGGGACTTGAAGCCCGAGAACATTCTGCTGGACAGGGAGGGTCACATCAAGCTCACCGACTTCGGCTTCGCCAAGAAATTGGTAGACAA GACGTGGACCCTCTGTGGAACGCCCGAGTACCTGGCCCCCGAAGTCATCCAGAGCAAAGGCCACGGGAGGGCCGTCGACTGGTGGGCGCTTGGCATCCTGATATTTGAGATGCACTCGGG gtTTCCTCCGTTTTTTGATGACAACCCATTTGGCATTTACCAAAAAATTCTTGCAGGCAAAATAGATTTCCCCAGACATTTGGATTTCAGTGTGAA AGACCTCATTAGGAAATTGCTTGTTGTTGACAGAACCAGGCGCCTCGGAAACATGAAG AATGGAGCAGATGACGTGAAGCGACACCGGTGGTTCCGAACTGTGGATTGGGAGGCGGTCCCACAAAGGAAACTGAAG CCCCCCATCGTGCCCAAGCTGTGCGGCGAGGGTGATACCTCCAACTTTGAAGCATACCCCGAGAATGACTGGAACACGGCCCCTCCAGTGTCTCCAAAAGACTTGGAAGTCTTCAAGAATTTCTGA